A genomic segment from Pristiophorus japonicus isolate sPriJap1 chromosome 16, sPriJap1.hap1, whole genome shotgun sequence encodes:
- the LOC139226361 gene encoding dynein light chain 2, cytoplasmic produces MSDRKAVIKNADMSEDMQQDAVDCATQAMEKYNIEKDIAAFIKKEFDKKYNPTWHCIVGRNFGSYVTHETKHFIYFYLGQVAILLFKSG; encoded by the exons ATGTCCGACAGGAAGGCTGTAATCAAAAATGCTGACATGTCTGAAGATATGCAGCAAGATGCGGTAGACTGTGCAACTCAAGCGATGGAGAAATACAACATTGAAAAGGACATCGCTGCCTTTATCAAAAAG GAGTTTGACAAGAAATATAATCCAACTTGGCACTGCATTGTTGGCAGAAACTTCGGCAGTTACGTCACGCATGAGACAAAACATTTCATCTATTTTTACCTGGGTCAGGTTGCAATCCTTCTATTCAAGTCTGGCTAA